Proteins co-encoded in one Nicotiana sylvestris chromosome 7, ASM39365v2, whole genome shotgun sequence genomic window:
- the LOC104246392 gene encoding protein CTR9 homolog, translating into MASVYIPVQNSEEEVRVSLDQLPRDASDILDILKAEQAPLDLWLIIAREYFKQGKIDQFRQILEEGSSPEIDEYYADVRYERIAILNALGAYYSYLGKIETKQREKEEHFIMATQYYNKASRIDMHEPSTWVGKGQLLLAKGDIEQAFAAFKIVLDGDRDNVPALLGQACVQFSRGRYSDSLELYKRALQVYPECPAAVRLGIGLCRYKLGQVEKAKQAFRRVLELDPENVEALVALAILDLQNNDASGIRRGMEKMQRAFETYPYCAMALNYLANHFFFTGQHFLVEQLTETALAVTTHGPTKSHSYYNLARSYHSKGDYEKAGMYYMASVKESNKPHEFVLPYYGLGQVQLKLGDLRSSQANFEKVLEVYPESYETVKALAHIYVQLGQTEKAQEYLKKATKIDPRDPQAFLDIGELLISNDPAAALEAFKTARNLLKKSNEEVPIELLNNIGVLHFERGEFELAAQSFKEALGDGIWLKFLDAKGQSDDPTSEGHLYSNGEARSDMFKSAQYPINASESVQQYKDFQLFHRLEEQGISVELPWNKVSTLFNMARLLEQLHDTETASIFYRLILFKYPGYVDAYLRLAAIAKARNNVQLSIELIGDALKVDEKCPDALLMLGDLELKNDDWVKAKETFRAAKDATDGNDSYATLCLGNWNYFAAIRNEKRAPKLEATHLEKAKELYTKVLFQHNANLYAANGAGVVLAEKGQFDISKDLFTQVQEAASGNVFVQMPDVWINLAHVHFAQGNFALAVKMYENCLRKFYHNTDSQVLLYLARTHYEAEQWQDCKKTLLRAIHLAPSNYTLRFDSGVALQKFSASTLQKTKRTVDEVRATVAELKNAVRLFSLLSAASNLHVHGFDEKKIETHVGYCKHLLEAAKVHCEAAEREDQQNKQRLELARQVILAEENRRKAEEQRKYQLERRKQEDELKQVMQQEQHLERIKEQWKSSTPASKRKDRPQTEDDEGGHGEKRRKKGGKRRKRDKKSHYESEEAEAEMDDQEEMDDGDRHRNYEEPYYPTNDHDEQAEDNPQDLLAAAGLEDSDAEDDTAAPSANASRRRQALSESDEDEPLPRQGSDGEGGGDATVDDDE; encoded by the exons ATGGCGAGTGTGTACATTCCAGTACAAAATTCCGAGGAGGAAGTTAGGGTATCATTGGACCAACTCCCAAGGGATGCTTCTGACATTCTTGACATTCTCAAGGCTGAACAAGCTCCTCTTGATCTCTGGCTTATTATCGCT AGGGAATATTTTAAACAAGGGAAAATCGATCAGTTTCGACAAATATTGGAAGAAGGTTCTAGTCCAG AGATTGATGAATATTATGCAGACGTGAGGTATGAGAGGATCGCCATTCTAAATGCATTGGGTGCATATTATAGTTATCTTGGGAAGATTGAGACGAAACAAAGAGAAAAAGAGGAGCACTTTATTATGGCAACTCAATATTATAATAAAGCATCTAGAATTGACATGCACGAGCCCTCTACTTGGGTTGGAAAAG GTCAGCTTTTACTTGCCAAGGGCGATATAGAGCAGGCATTTGCTGCTTTCAAGATTGTACTTGATGGAGATCGTGATAATGTTCCTGCTCTCCTGGGTCAG GCCTGTGTTCAGTTTAGCCGTGGACGATATTCTGATTCACTGGAGCTATATAAG AGGGCCTTGCAAGTTTATCCAGAATGTCCTGCTGCGGTAAGGCTCGGAATAGGTCTCTGTCGATACAAGTTGGGCCAAGTGGAAAAGGCAAAGCAGGCTTTTCGTCGTGTATTGGAG TTAGACCCAGAGAATGTGGAGGCTCTGGTGGCACTAGCAATTCTGGATTTGCAAAACAATGATG CGTCTGGTATTAGGAGAGGAATGGAAAAGATGCAAAGAGCTTTCGAGACATATCCCTACTGTGCAATGGCTCTAAATTATCTGGCCAATCATTTTTTCTTCACTGGTCAGCATTTTCTAGTGGAGCAATTGACTGAGACTGCACTTGCTGTAACCACACATGGGCCAACTAAGTCTCATTCGTACTACAATTTGGCACGCTCATACCACAGCAAG GGTGACTATGAGAAAGCTGGAATGTACTACATGGCATCTGTAAAAGAAAGCAATAAGCCGCATGAATTTGTATTACCCTATTACG GATTGGGACAAGTACAGCTGAAGTTGGGAGATCTTCGGAGTTCGCAGGCAAACTTTGAGAAAGTTTTGGAGGTTTACCCTGAAAGTTATGAGACAGTGAAA GCTCTTGCACACATTTATGTGCAGCTTGGCCAGACAGAGAAAGCTCAGGAATACTTGAAGAAAGCCACTAAAATTGATCCTCGTGATCCCCAG GCCTTTTTGGATATAGGAGAACTGTTAATCTCAAATGATCCTGCTGCTGCTTTAGAAGCCTTTAAAACA GCGCGGAATTTACTTAAGAAGTCAAATGAAGAAGTACCAATTGAGTTACTCAACAACATTGGCGTCCTCCATTTTGAAAGGGGAGAATTTGAG CTTGCTGCACAAAGTTTCAAGGAAGCCCTAGGTGATGGTATATGGCTTAAATTCCTTGATGCTAAAGGACAGTCTGATGATCCAACTTCTGAAGGGCATTTATATTCCAATGGTGAAGCACGATCTGATATGTTTAAAAGTGCACAATATCCAATCAATGCCAGTGAATCTGTTCAGCAATACAAGGACTTCCAGCTGTTTCATAGACTTGAGGAACAAGGAATTTCTGTGGAACTTCCTTGGAATAAAGTTTCAACACTCTTTAACATGGCAAGATTACTGGAGCAGTTGCATGACACAGAAACTGCTAGCATCTTTTACCGCCTTATCTTATTTAAG TATCCAGGTTATGTAGATGCTTATCTGCGGCTTGCTGCCATTGCAAAAGCTCGAAATAACGTGCAGCTAAGTATTGAGCTG ATTGGTGATGCACTCAAGGTGGACGAGAAGTGTCCAGATGCACTGCTAATGCTTGGTGATTTGGAACTTAAGAATGATGATTGGGTCAAGGCAAAAGAAACTTTTCGGGCTGCTAAAGATGCAACTGATGGAAATGATTCTTATGCTACTCTTTGTCTG GGAAATTGGAACTACTTCGCGGCGATTCGGAATGAGAAAAGAGCTCCAAAGTTGGAAGCTACTCATCTAGAGAAGGCTAAAGAACTCTATACAAAG GTTCTCTTTCAGCATAATGCAAATCTCTATGCAGCAAATGGTGCTGGTGTTGTTTTGGCAGAAAAAGGCCAATTTGACATTTCAAAGGATCTTTTCACACAG GTTCAAGAAGCTGCCAGTGGAAATGTTTTTGTCCAAATGCCTGATGTGTGGATTAATCTTGCACATGTTCACTTTGCTCAAGGGAACTTCGCATTGGCTGTGAAAATG TATGAAAATTGTTTGCGGAAATTTTATCATAATACCGACAGTCAAGTGCTCCTCTATTTAGCAAGAACACATTATGAAGCTGAACAGTGGCAAGATTGTAAAAAGACTTTATTAAGAGCCATCCACTTAGCACCTTCAAATTATACATTGAGATTTGACAGTGGAGTAGCACTACAGAAATTTTCAGCCTCAACGTTACAAAAGACTAAGCGGACTGTGGATGAG GTGAGAGCAACGGTTGCAGAGCTGAAGAATGCAGTTCGCTTATTCAGTCTATTGTCTGcagcttcaaatcttcatgttcatggatttgatgagAAAAAAATTGAAACTCATGTTGGATATTGCAAGCATTTGCTTGAGGCTGCAAAAGTTCACTGTGAGGCAGCTGAGCGTGAAGATCAACAGAATAAGCAGAGACTGGAACTTGCTCGTCAGGTCATATTGGCTGAAGAAAATCGTAGAAAAGCTGAGGAGCAGAGAAAATATCAA TTAGAGAGAAGGAAACAAGAGGATGAACTCAAGCAAGTGATGCAGCAAGAGCAGCATTTAGAGCGCATTAAG GAACAATGGAAGAGTAGTACTCCTGCCTCTAAGCGAAAGGACAGGCCCCAGACTGAGGATGACGAGGGCGGGCATGGTgagaagaggaggaagaaaggTGGGAAGCGGAGAAAGAGGGACAAGAAATCTCATTACGAATCTGAGGAAGCAGAAGCGGAGATGGATGATCAGGAAGAAATGGATGATGGTGACCGTCACAGAAATTATGAAGAACCTTATTATCCAACAAATGATCATGATGAGCAAGCAGAGGATAATCCACAGGATCTACTTGCAGCAGCCGGGCTTGAAGATTCGGATGCCGAGGATGACACT